The proteins below are encoded in one region of Actinomycetes bacterium:
- a CDS encoding type VI secretion protein has product RLEELLPEARGYGLALHLAHQHLGQLPAELYHALSANARTKVYFTCSPEDARLLERHVTPHLSAHDLAHLGAYQAAVRLVADGSELPASTIRTRAAPPAIPGRAEQVRAAARARFGRTEQRRREERLRRELTGVDDPRLPGPIPVATP; this is encoded by the coding sequence CCGGCTGGAGGAGCTGCTGCCGGAGGCGCGCGGCTACGGGCTGGCGCTGCACCTGGCCCACCAGCACCTCGGCCAGCTCCCCGCCGAGCTGTACCACGCCCTGTCGGCCAACGCCCGCACCAAGGTGTACTTCACCTGCTCGCCGGAGGACGCCCGCCTGCTGGAACGTCACGTCACCCCCCACCTGTCCGCCCACGACCTGGCGCACCTGGGCGCCTACCAGGCCGCCGTGCGGCTGGTCGCCGACGGCAGCGAGCTGCCCGCCAGCACCATCCGCACCCGAGCGGCCCCACCAGCCATCCCCGGCCGCGCCGAGCAGGTCCGCGCCGCCGCGCGGGCCCGGTTCGGGCGCACTGAACAGCGGCGGCGTGAGGAGCGGTTGCGCCGGGAGCTCACCGGCGTCGACGACCCCCGGCTGCCCGGCCCCATCCCGGTCGCCACGCCCTGA